AAATTCAATATCGAATTAAAGCCCATTCAAAAAAACATCTTGCGAGAATTTATTTTCTTCATGGTGTTATTCCGCACTGACAGAAAACCATAAACAAACCCTTATTTTTAAAAATTATTTAGAAAGTTTATGATCCAGTGCAAAATTTGCGGAACACCATTAGGAAAAGAACCAACAACTAAAGAACTTGAAACACATTGGAAGAAACATCATAGTTGGCATTGGGAAAGCAACAAAGACAAAACACCAGAAGAAGCAATACTAAAGAAAAGGTAACTAATTGCGAAAAAAACGACGTCTTGGAATAGTAGTCGTTTATAGCATGCCTAGACCACTATACGAAGGCGTCAAACATATTATGCGAATCTGGTATAAAATAAAGATCAAGCAAAATCTAAACATTTGTTTAGTTCATTTTGAAAAACAAAACTAATTTTCAGATCAGCAGTAAGAGGTTTTATCAATTTTGGTACCCAATATTACCTATGAGAGGTATTGCCAGATGAATGAGGATTTTGCAGAATATACAAAATGTGTTTCATGTGAGCAGCCACTTCTTTATTGTGACTGCAACTGCCCTTATTGTGGAAAAAGAGACGCCTGTGAATGTGAATTGCATCCAATCGCAATAGCACCATAGGCACATTTTGTTTTAATTAATTTTATTTTGAGCTTAATGATATGAATTTTTTTACACAGTTCCTATAATAAGAAATTTTTCAATTACTGCAATGTCAATTCAAGCCTATGACATCAAAGCAAGAAAAAAAGTTTCAATGAAAAACCCACAGCCATATTTAATGAAAAATGGAACATGGGCATTAAAAGGAACTAGCGCAGAAACGGGCATTACGTTGTTTAAGATTGTAGGGAAAAAGCAACCAACAATCCCAATATCAAAAATAGGCATGCTAAAAAATCTATTTACAAGCAGAAAATGTGAATGCAGTAAAATGTGCTAGTGATTTTTTATTTCAATTCTCATAAAAAAGAATCACAGTCACACCTTAAGTATGAAGAAGAAAATCAAACAGTATGGGAAATGATCCTTATTGTCACTGTGGCTCATGCGGTCATGAAAAAATAGATGAATGCTACTCAAAACAATGTGCTTGCTGTCTAACTGATCATCAAGGTGCATTTGGGAAAAACAGATAGTCTCATTTTATTCGATTGTATGTTTGATGGAATTCAACACAGATAGTATACGCAATATCTTGTAGATGAAATACATCTGAGATGTTCTTTTTACCTTTTGCAATAGTTCGCATTATCGTCATACATTTTGTATTTTTTAGAGAATCAGGTTCATGGCTATCAGTCCATGATTTATAACAATCCTCAAAATCAAGACAGAATTTCAGAATTATTACTTCCCAATCATTAGAAATGGTAGGAATTTTCATAGTTTCAGCCAATTCCCTAAATTCGTTTTTTCTGTCTCTTAACAAAAGTTCCAATGTTTCTCTGACCAACACAGGATCATATCCTTCAATTAGTGTAATTCTATCCACACTACAAAGGAATTAATAGATTTTAAAAACAATTATGTAATTTTCAAACTTGAAAAAGATTCTCAATTATGAAAACACTGTGAAAAATTAAATTTGACTGCATTAGAAGTGAATCATAGCACCGAGAAGATTCTTCATTTACAAAGCAGATGGAAGTAGGGTTCCATTCAATGAGCGAAAGATTTTGAGTACAATCATGAGGGCAGGTGCAAGTAGGAACACTGCAAAAAGGATTCTGAAGAAGGTTAAATCAGAAGTATATCGAGATATGACCTCAAATGACATCTATAAGAAAGTCCTGCATGCAATTGCCGAGGAAAAAGGCCTCAGGGCACTACATCAAAGATATCAACTCAAAGACTCCATCATGAGAATGGGTCCTGCAGGATTTGCATTTGAAAATTATATCGCATCATTGTTGGAATATTATGATTATCAAGTATCATCAATTAGATCTAAAATCCATGGAAAATGCGCATCGCATGAAATAGATCTTGTAGCATCAAGAGGTCAAAAAGAATTCTTGGTAGAATGCAAATACCATTCAAGTCGCGGAATCTATACAGGGTTAAAAGTGGCACTGTACACGCATGCAAGGTTTTTAGATCTGCAGCCAAAATTTGCAGGAGAAATAATTTTTTGCAACACAAAAATTTCAACAAATGCAAAAAAATATGCAAAATGTATAGGACAACAAGTGGTATCATGGAGATACCCTGTTCAAAATAGCCTAGAAAAAATAATTGAAGAACACGATTTGTATCCAATAACAATTCTAAATTTAACTCAAAAAGAACTCCAGGCATTTTCAGAAAACAACATCATGATTGCAAAAGATCTATTGAGATACGATGATTCAAAAATTGCAAAAATCACTGGAGTGTCTAAAAAAAGAATATCAAATTTACAGAAACTAGTTAAACAAATTTTTAATCCAAATTAGATCAACGATTTTAGTCAAAACATTAATTTGAGAAATTTAAATGAATTTCATGTCTTTTGATATAGAGTGGCATGGGGACTTTTTTGGCATTTCTTGGGCATATGAAAAAGACAGACTGGTGGTATCTACAGTTTTTGAGGATAAGAATGAGGCAACAGAGCTTGCAAAAGAAGTGGACAGTTGGAGTGACAAATTTACAAGACTGACAATAATTGAAAAAGAAAACGGAGAATATGCCATTTGTTGTTACCAAGATCCACAAATTTCAAAGGGGAAAAGTGTCGGATTATATCGAAATGGCATGCGTCAAGCAGGTGGGTACGAACAGGCAAAACCAATGATTGAGGAAAAATCCCCATTACTGCAGATTGCATATGCAGCAGATGTCAGAGACATGAATACATATGAGCAGATTTCAAGATTAGTTCCACTACGAAAATGTAGGATCATATCTGAAAAAGACCTAAAAAAACAAGAGTTCTTTTTTGAGAAAAATGCTGAAATGCGTAATCAGTGATACTTGTTGAGAATTTTATTAACCTGACTATCAGAAATTTGGGAAAAATCATCATAAAATTGACCAACTGCAGAAAAATTATCGGGGATTTTTAATACCACCATCTCATCAACTTGGTTTTTCATTTTTTCATATGTATTAGGAGATATGACAGGTATTGCTAAGGTTATTTTTTTTGGGCTTTGTTTTTTAATCCAGTTCAGAATTGCAAACACGGTAGAGCCAGTTGCAACACCATCATCTACAAGTATGACAGGTTTATTTTCGAGTTCGTAAAAATCATGACCACGGTATTCTTCTAACCTTCGTTTTACCTCAGATTGTTTTTTTACTAACTCATGTTCAAAGCCAGGTTCATTACAAAATTTTGACCAGTACTCGCTTTTGTAGAGAGTTCCATCATGAGTTATTGCACCGATAGCATATTCAGGGTAGTTTGGAGGGGTGATTTTTTTTGAAATTACAACATCCAAAATACAACCTAGTTTTTCTGCAAGAATATCCCCAATAACTATGCCTCCACGAGGAATGGCAAGAATCACAGCATCAGATTCAGGATGAATTTTTTTGGCAAGCTCATGTGCTGCCTCTATCCGATTAACATACACAAGACATCAATGCAGTTTTTGGTATTATTGTATTCAGATTACAAGATACAAGTTTGAGAATCACCACTTTCCTTAAATGCAATAATTACGTATAATACATGAGGTCAAGGCCTAATCAAAAAGGATAGTGGTTTGTGCGTTTGCGTCCAATCGTACAGATGAAAGGCTTTGAATCTCATTTTTATAAAATATGTCACAAAATGGACAGATTCAAGGTTTGAACCATGAATCAAGCCCATCTATGGTCGGGTATGATTTCTGTCACATATTAAATAAAAAGAATCACTACTAATTTGATCATAGAAATTGCACTGATAAATTGTTCATTATCGTTTTAAGCAAAATCACGTAAGACATAACATGACAAATTACAATGCAGAACAAATATCCTGGGAAGAAGTCATCGGATTATCTTGGCTTATCTCAGATGAGTAAAACAATAATTTTAGCTAAAATTATGAAGAGAATCGGCAGAATTAACTAATGCCTCAAAAAAGCATTATTTTTTGGGGAGTAAAATAGTAAATTCTACACCGTTTTCAAGATTCTTTACAGAGATCTTTCCACCATGTGCTACAACAGCATTTTTACAATTTACGAGTCCTAAACCAGTACCAAAAGACTTTGTAGTAAATAGAGGCTCAAATATAGAATCAATTAAATCGTCAGAAATCCCAGGTCCGTCATCAAAGATTGTGATTTTATGATAATCCGTATCAGAGGTCACACCTATTACAATACGTCCTTCATTACCATCAATTGATTGAATTGCATTTATAATTAAATTAGTCAAGACGTTGTTTATTTGAAATTTATCACAATAAATTTCGGGGTTTTCTTTTGGTTTGATTAATGAGA
Above is a window of Nitrosopumilus sp. K4 DNA encoding:
- a CDS encoding restriction endonuclease; this encodes MSTIMRAGASRNTAKRILKKVKSEVYRDMTSNDIYKKVLHAIAEEKGLRALHQRYQLKDSIMRMGPAGFAFENYIASLLEYYDYQVSSIRSKIHGKCASHEIDLVASRGQKEFLVECKYHSSRGIYTGLKVALYTHARFLDLQPKFAGEIIFCNTKISTNAKKYAKCIGQQVVSWRYPVQNSLEKIIEEHDLYPITILNLTQKELQAFSENNIMIAKDLLRYDDSKIAKITGVSKKRISNLQKLVKQIFNPN
- a CDS encoding phosphoribosyltransferase, whose product is MYVNRIEAAHELAKKIHPESDAVILAIPRGGIVIGDILAEKLGCILDVVISKKITPPNYPEYAIGAITHDGTLYKSEYWSKFCNEPGFEHELVKKQSEVKRRLEEYRGHDFYELENKPVILVDDGVATGSTVFAILNWIKKQSPKKITLAIPVISPNTYEKMKNQVDEMVVLKIPDNFSAVGQFYDDFSQISDSQVNKILNKYH